One window of Amaranthus tricolor cultivar Red isolate AtriRed21 chromosome 11, ASM2621246v1, whole genome shotgun sequence genomic DNA carries:
- the LOC130826920 gene encoding uncharacterized protein LOC130826920, translating to MAGTLPSVIGLGFNGMYLEYIADESQGQWHKRVRPTSRMVLSENNFTRFIVSVSRISGMIHLQTAFNKKYLRLETESGNFITATGDEPEEDRSKWSCTLFRRVFQNGQLGLVLQAQNGQHAVRIFNNSLNVARNTSNPIHFFAITNMDQRVLLPRNIVFTGDNNQPLRARRNNWLQFIATNAQDPRLHHVVETLPNGDVRIIATRYNLFWRKSPNREWIWCDGPRNNPGRDSVFRPIRLNSNNQEIALMSMLQGRYCQRWPWGANAECLTASSGNIIPLTVMRVGEAIRERRITDIVYRTNEARVHRKVPIRSRIQTVENYGPFAETQNVEFTYTEMTESTFSSSHTWKISYTSTLRVSLIPKLVTGKIQLSASASGSYTFNEVTRISITDTGSTTATVPPRSKVTVTMFLSQGRMDVPYSYKQRDVLFDGTTRVTQLHDGIFEGVNAFVARFIIGEPESLDSLAEPNHYNHDYRQGNNPNIVISPVITIDDLAVDGDDHDLEQEPQVSSDSDSEPEINNDKPPLRTSKL from the exons atggcagGTACACTACCAAGTGTGATAGGGTTGGGATTCAATGGGATGTACTTAGAGTACATAGCAGACGAAAGCCAAGGACAATGGCACAAAAGAGTGCGGCCTACAAGTCGCATGGTATTGAGTGAGAATAATTTCACAAGGTTTATAGTATCTGTATCACGCATTTCTGGTATGATCCACCTCCAAACTGCCTTCAACAAGAAGTACCTACGACTCGAAACCGAGAGTGGGAACTTCATTACTGCCACCGGCGACGAGCCTGAGGAAGATCGTTCCAAATGGTCTTGCACTTTGTTTAGGCGTGTTTTTCAAAATGGCCAGTTGGGTCTCGTCCTCCAGGCTCAAAATGGTCAACATGCTGTCAGAATTTTTAATAACTCCCTTAACGTCG CGAGAAACACAAGCAATCCAATCCATTTCTTCGCAATTACAAATATGGACCAACGAGTTTTGTTGCCGAGGAACATTGTATTCACAGGGGATAATAACCAACCCCTACGAGCACGAAGAAATAATTGGCTTCAGTTTATTGCCACAAATGCACAAGATCCAAGATTACACCACGTCGTCGAAACTTTACCCAACGGAGACGTCCGCATAATTGCCACGCGATACAATTTGTTCTGGAGGAAATCCCCCAACAGGGAATGGATCTGGTGTGACGGCCCTCGAAATAACCCAGGCCGCGATTCGGTATTCCGCCCGATTAGGCTAAATTCCAACAACCAAGAAATTGCTCTGATGAGTATGCTTCAAGGTAGATATTGTCAAAGATGGCCCTGGGGCGCTAATGCTGAATGCCTTACTGCTTCGTCTGGGAATATTATTCCCCTAACGGTTATGCGGGTTGGCGAGGCCATTCGAGAACGACGAATAACTGACATAGTATATAGGACAAATGAGGCTCGCGTCCACAGAAAAGTGCCTATTAGAAGTCGGATACAAACCGTTGAAAACTATGGTCCCTTTGCAGAAACACAAAATGTAGAATTCACTTACACCGAGATGACTGAATCCACTTTCAGCTCATCGCATACATGGAAGATTTCATACACATCAACACTTCGGGTAAGTCTAATACCTAAGCTGGTGACTGGTAAGATTCAATTGTCTGCTAGTGCCTCAGGGTCTTATACATTCAACGAGGTGACAAGAATATCTATAACAGACACCGGATCCACCACAGCTACTGTCCCACCTCGTAGTAAGGTAACTGTTACCATGTTCCTATCACAAGGAAGAATGGATGTCCCTTACTCTTACAAACAACGTGACGTCCTTTTTGATGGAACAACTCGTGTTACACAACTACACGATGGTATTTTTGAGGGTGTTAATGCCTTTGTTGCACGATTTATTATCGGTGAACCGGAAAGCCTTGATAGTTTGGCCGAACCTAATCATTATAATCATGATTATAGACAGGGTAATAACCCTAATATTGTTATCTCACCGGTAATTACTATAGATGATCTTGCAGTTGATGGTGATGATCATGATTTAGAACAAGAACCACAAGTTTCTTCTGATTCCGATTCAGAGCCGGAGATTAATAATGATAAACCACCTCTCCGTACTTCCAAACTTTGA